From a single Eleginops maclovinus isolate JMC-PN-2008 ecotype Puerto Natales chromosome 18, JC_Emac_rtc_rv5, whole genome shotgun sequence genomic region:
- the LOC134880156 gene encoding uncharacterized protein LOC134880156 isoform X1: protein MDFLGVLPEKVCPVCVHELSQALVFKSKQGQQKMALAYPQLRHSRNQVPAADLTLNIPEVRYHPTIHTPTPRTRTSQTQRSRPAAAPRLQAMQDQNRNQVPAADLTLNLPEVRYHPSIHTPTPRTRQTLRTRPAAAASLQAGDSNPPAVDKTPQTGDRTPMAGPRSPQARDKTPHTGDRTLQTGPRSSETGPRSPKAVDRTPQGNPAVKPGPRGQNAESPVRGAAPSPEQVPLGLGVRVDRHVVEKVEVLTRGQSTNPAWFTWRKKRITASVAHSITHCRFVNGKSQAPPISCLAAVTGESQRVQTRAMSWGVKMEAEAVRSYQALKTVALGRSVSVLDCGLFLDAQRPWLAASPDGIVTDSQTGQRLLCLEVKCPYKHRDRRVEDACRDDPNFCLQIQDQDGRIAGEAPVYVLKSSHSYYTQVQVQLAVTGLHQADFVVFTRRETAVVPVTFDPELWEETLSKLEMFYRDAVLPHLRDRGVSWTPEL from the exons atgGATTTTCTGGGTGTTCTTCCTGAAAAG GTCTGTCCTGTCTGTGTCCACGAACTATCACAAGCACTTGTTTTCAAAAGTAAGCAAGGGCAGCAAAAGATGGCACTGGCGTACCCACAGCTG AGGCACAGCAGAAACCAGGTCCCAGCAGCAGACCTGACCCTGAACATCCCCGAGGTCCGGTACCATCCGACCATCCACACCCCGACccccagaaccagaaccagtcAGACCCAGAGGAGCAGACCTGCTGCTGCACCCCGCCTTCAGGCT ATGCAGGATCAGAACAGAAACCAGGTCCCAGCAGCAGACCTGACCCTGAACCTCCCCGAGGTCCGGTACCACCCGAGCATCCACACCCCGACCCCTAGAACGAGACAGACCCTGAGGACCAGACCTGCGGCTGCAGCCAGCCTCCAGGCTGGAGATAGTAATCCACCGGCTGTAGACAAGACCCCCCAGACTGGAGACAGGACCCCCATGGCAGGACCCAGGAGCCCCCAGGCTCGAGACAAAACCCCCCACACTGGAGACAGGACCCTCCAGACAGGACCCAGGAGCTCCGAGACTGGTCCCAGGAGCCCCAAGGCTGTAGACAGGACCCCCCAGGGAAACCCTGCTGTGAAACCTGGACCAAGGGGACAGAACGCTGAGAGCCCAGTTCGTGGAGCTGCCCCAAGCCCAGAGCAGGTCCCGCTGGGTCTGGGGGTTAGGGTGGACCGGCATGTGGTTGAGAAGGTGGAGGTTCTGACCCGGGGGCAGAGCACCAACCCCGCCTGGTTCACCTGGAGGAAGAAGCGGATCACAGCCTCGGTGGCTCACAGCATCACTCACTGCCGCTTCGTCAACGGCAAGAGCCAAGCCCCGCCCATTTCCTGCCTGGCTGCTGTCACAG GTGAGTCGCAGAGGGTCCAGACCAGAGCCATGTCCTGGGGGGTGAAGATGGAAGCCGAGGCCGTCCGCAGTTATCAG GCTCTGAAGACCGTGGCGTTGGGAAGGTCCGTCTCGGTGCTCGACTGCGGGCTCTTCCTGGACGCTCAGCGGCCCTGGTTGGCTGCCAGTCCGGATGGTATCGTGACGGACAGCCAGACCGGCCAACGGCTGCTCTGCCTGGAGGTGAAGTGTCCCTACAAACACAGGGACAGACGGGTGGAGGACGCCTGCAGAGACGACCCGAACTTCTGCCTGCAGATACAGGACCAGGACGGACGGATTGCCGGAGAG GCCCCGGTGTATGTCCTGAAGTCGTCCCACAGTTACTACACTCAGGTCCAGGTCCAGCTGGCGGTGACAGGTCTACATCAGGCCGACTTCGTCGTCTTCACCCGCAGAGAGACGGCCGTCGTccctgtgacctttgaccccgaGCTGTGGGAGGAGACTCTGTCCAAACTGGAGATGTTTTACCGAGACGCCGTCCTGCCTCACCTGAGAGATAGGGGGGTGTCCTGGACCCCTGAGCTGTAG
- the LOC134880156 gene encoding uncharacterized protein LOC134880156 isoform X6 yields MQDQNRNQVPAADLTLNLPEVRYHPSIHTPTPRTRQTLRTRPAAAASLQAGDSNPPAVDKTPQTGDRTPMAGPRSPQARDKTPHTGDRTLQTGPRSSETGPRSPKAVDRTPQGNPAVKPGPRGQNAESPVRGAAPSPEQVPLGLGVRVDRHVVEKVEVLTRGQSTNPAWFTWRKKRITASVAHSITHCRFVNGKSQAPPISCLAAVTGESQRVQTRAMSWGVKMEAEAVRSYQALKTVALGRSVSVLDCGLFLDAQRPWLAASPDGIVTDSQTGQRLLCLEVKCPYKHRDRRVEDACRDDPNFCLQIQDQDGRIAGEAPVYVLKSSHSYYTQVQVQLAVTGLHQADFVVFTRRETAVVPVTFDPELWEETLSKLEMFYRDAVLPHLRDRGVSWTPEL; encoded by the exons ATGCAGGATCAGAACAGAAACCAGGTCCCAGCAGCAGACCTGACCCTGAACCTCCCCGAGGTCCGGTACCACCCGAGCATCCACACCCCGACCCCTAGAACGAGACAGACCCTGAGGACCAGACCTGCGGCTGCAGCCAGCCTCCAGGCTGGAGATAGTAATCCACCGGCTGTAGACAAGACCCCCCAGACTGGAGACAGGACCCCCATGGCAGGACCCAGGAGCCCCCAGGCTCGAGACAAAACCCCCCACACTGGAGACAGGACCCTCCAGACAGGACCCAGGAGCTCCGAGACTGGTCCCAGGAGCCCCAAGGCTGTAGACAGGACCCCCCAGGGAAACCCTGCTGTGAAACCTGGACCAAGGGGACAGAACGCTGAGAGCCCAGTTCGTGGAGCTGCCCCAAGCCCAGAGCAGGTCCCGCTGGGTCTGGGGGTTAGGGTGGACCGGCATGTGGTTGAGAAGGTGGAGGTTCTGACCCGGGGGCAGAGCACCAACCCCGCCTGGTTCACCTGGAGGAAGAAGCGGATCACAGCCTCGGTGGCTCACAGCATCACTCACTGCCGCTTCGTCAACGGCAAGAGCCAAGCCCCGCCCATTTCCTGCCTGGCTGCTGTCACAG GTGAGTCGCAGAGGGTCCAGACCAGAGCCATGTCCTGGGGGGTGAAGATGGAAGCCGAGGCCGTCCGCAGTTATCAG GCTCTGAAGACCGTGGCGTTGGGAAGGTCCGTCTCGGTGCTCGACTGCGGGCTCTTCCTGGACGCTCAGCGGCCCTGGTTGGCTGCCAGTCCGGATGGTATCGTGACGGACAGCCAGACCGGCCAACGGCTGCTCTGCCTGGAGGTGAAGTGTCCCTACAAACACAGGGACAGACGGGTGGAGGACGCCTGCAGAGACGACCCGAACTTCTGCCTGCAGATACAGGACCAGGACGGACGGATTGCCGGAGAG GCCCCGGTGTATGTCCTGAAGTCGTCCCACAGTTACTACACTCAGGTCCAGGTCCAGCTGGCGGTGACAGGTCTACATCAGGCCGACTTCGTCGTCTTCACCCGCAGAGAGACGGCCGTCGTccctgtgacctttgaccccgaGCTGTGGGAGGAGACTCTGTCCAAACTGGAGATGTTTTACCGAGACGCCGTCCTGCCTCACCTGAGAGATAGGGGGGTGTCCTGGACCCCTGAGCTGTAG
- the LOC134880156 gene encoding uncharacterized protein LOC134880156 isoform X5 has protein sequence MQMQDQNRNQVPAADLTLNLPEVRYHPSIHTPTPRTRQTLRTRPAAAASLQAGDSNPPAVDKTPQTGDRTPMAGPRSPQARDKTPHTGDRTLQTGPRSSETGPRSPKAVDRTPQGNPAVKPGPRGQNAESPVRGAAPSPEQVPLGLGVRVDRHVVEKVEVLTRGQSTNPAWFTWRKKRITASVAHSITHCRFVNGKSQAPPISCLAAVTGESQRVQTRAMSWGVKMEAEAVRSYQALKTVALGRSVSVLDCGLFLDAQRPWLAASPDGIVTDSQTGQRLLCLEVKCPYKHRDRRVEDACRDDPNFCLQIQDQDGRIAGEAPVYVLKSSHSYYTQVQVQLAVTGLHQADFVVFTRRETAVVPVTFDPELWEETLSKLEMFYRDAVLPHLRDRGVSWTPEL, from the exons ATGCAG ATGCAGGATCAGAACAGAAACCAGGTCCCAGCAGCAGACCTGACCCTGAACCTCCCCGAGGTCCGGTACCACCCGAGCATCCACACCCCGACCCCTAGAACGAGACAGACCCTGAGGACCAGACCTGCGGCTGCAGCCAGCCTCCAGGCTGGAGATAGTAATCCACCGGCTGTAGACAAGACCCCCCAGACTGGAGACAGGACCCCCATGGCAGGACCCAGGAGCCCCCAGGCTCGAGACAAAACCCCCCACACTGGAGACAGGACCCTCCAGACAGGACCCAGGAGCTCCGAGACTGGTCCCAGGAGCCCCAAGGCTGTAGACAGGACCCCCCAGGGAAACCCTGCTGTGAAACCTGGACCAAGGGGACAGAACGCTGAGAGCCCAGTTCGTGGAGCTGCCCCAAGCCCAGAGCAGGTCCCGCTGGGTCTGGGGGTTAGGGTGGACCGGCATGTGGTTGAGAAGGTGGAGGTTCTGACCCGGGGGCAGAGCACCAACCCCGCCTGGTTCACCTGGAGGAAGAAGCGGATCACAGCCTCGGTGGCTCACAGCATCACTCACTGCCGCTTCGTCAACGGCAAGAGCCAAGCCCCGCCCATTTCCTGCCTGGCTGCTGTCACAG GTGAGTCGCAGAGGGTCCAGACCAGAGCCATGTCCTGGGGGGTGAAGATGGAAGCCGAGGCCGTCCGCAGTTATCAG GCTCTGAAGACCGTGGCGTTGGGAAGGTCCGTCTCGGTGCTCGACTGCGGGCTCTTCCTGGACGCTCAGCGGCCCTGGTTGGCTGCCAGTCCGGATGGTATCGTGACGGACAGCCAGACCGGCCAACGGCTGCTCTGCCTGGAGGTGAAGTGTCCCTACAAACACAGGGACAGACGGGTGGAGGACGCCTGCAGAGACGACCCGAACTTCTGCCTGCAGATACAGGACCAGGACGGACGGATTGCCGGAGAG GCCCCGGTGTATGTCCTGAAGTCGTCCCACAGTTACTACACTCAGGTCCAGGTCCAGCTGGCGGTGACAGGTCTACATCAGGCCGACTTCGTCGTCTTCACCCGCAGAGAGACGGCCGTCGTccctgtgacctttgaccccgaGCTGTGGGAGGAGACTCTGTCCAAACTGGAGATGTTTTACCGAGACGCCGTCCTGCCTCACCTGAGAGATAGGGGGGTGTCCTGGACCCCTGAGCTGTAG
- the LOC134880156 gene encoding uncharacterized protein LOC134880156 isoform X4 — translation MDFLGVLPEKMQDQNRNQVPAADLTLNLPEVRYHPSIHTPTPRTRQTLRTRPAAAASLQAGDSNPPAVDKTPQTGDRTPMAGPRSPQARDKTPHTGDRTLQTGPRSSETGPRSPKAVDRTPQGNPAVKPGPRGQNAESPVRGAAPSPEQVPLGLGVRVDRHVVEKVEVLTRGQSTNPAWFTWRKKRITASVAHSITHCRFVNGKSQAPPISCLAAVTGESQRVQTRAMSWGVKMEAEAVRSYQALKTVALGRSVSVLDCGLFLDAQRPWLAASPDGIVTDSQTGQRLLCLEVKCPYKHRDRRVEDACRDDPNFCLQIQDQDGRIAGEAPVYVLKSSHSYYTQVQVQLAVTGLHQADFVVFTRRETAVVPVTFDPELWEETLSKLEMFYRDAVLPHLRDRGVSWTPEL, via the exons atgGATTTTCTGGGTGTTCTTCCTGAAAAG ATGCAGGATCAGAACAGAAACCAGGTCCCAGCAGCAGACCTGACCCTGAACCTCCCCGAGGTCCGGTACCACCCGAGCATCCACACCCCGACCCCTAGAACGAGACAGACCCTGAGGACCAGACCTGCGGCTGCAGCCAGCCTCCAGGCTGGAGATAGTAATCCACCGGCTGTAGACAAGACCCCCCAGACTGGAGACAGGACCCCCATGGCAGGACCCAGGAGCCCCCAGGCTCGAGACAAAACCCCCCACACTGGAGACAGGACCCTCCAGACAGGACCCAGGAGCTCCGAGACTGGTCCCAGGAGCCCCAAGGCTGTAGACAGGACCCCCCAGGGAAACCCTGCTGTGAAACCTGGACCAAGGGGACAGAACGCTGAGAGCCCAGTTCGTGGAGCTGCCCCAAGCCCAGAGCAGGTCCCGCTGGGTCTGGGGGTTAGGGTGGACCGGCATGTGGTTGAGAAGGTGGAGGTTCTGACCCGGGGGCAGAGCACCAACCCCGCCTGGTTCACCTGGAGGAAGAAGCGGATCACAGCCTCGGTGGCTCACAGCATCACTCACTGCCGCTTCGTCAACGGCAAGAGCCAAGCCCCGCCCATTTCCTGCCTGGCTGCTGTCACAG GTGAGTCGCAGAGGGTCCAGACCAGAGCCATGTCCTGGGGGGTGAAGATGGAAGCCGAGGCCGTCCGCAGTTATCAG GCTCTGAAGACCGTGGCGTTGGGAAGGTCCGTCTCGGTGCTCGACTGCGGGCTCTTCCTGGACGCTCAGCGGCCCTGGTTGGCTGCCAGTCCGGATGGTATCGTGACGGACAGCCAGACCGGCCAACGGCTGCTCTGCCTGGAGGTGAAGTGTCCCTACAAACACAGGGACAGACGGGTGGAGGACGCCTGCAGAGACGACCCGAACTTCTGCCTGCAGATACAGGACCAGGACGGACGGATTGCCGGAGAG GCCCCGGTGTATGTCCTGAAGTCGTCCCACAGTTACTACACTCAGGTCCAGGTCCAGCTGGCGGTGACAGGTCTACATCAGGCCGACTTCGTCGTCTTCACCCGCAGAGAGACGGCCGTCGTccctgtgacctttgaccccgaGCTGTGGGAGGAGACTCTGTCCAAACTGGAGATGTTTTACCGAGACGCCGTCCTGCCTCACCTGAGAGATAGGGGGGTGTCCTGGACCCCTGAGCTGTAG
- the LOC134880156 gene encoding uncharacterized protein LOC134880156 isoform X3 translates to MQRHSRNQVPAADLTLNIPEVRYHPTIHTPTPRTRTSQTQRSRPAAAPRLQAMQDQNRNQVPAADLTLNLPEVRYHPSIHTPTPRTRQTLRTRPAAAASLQAGDSNPPAVDKTPQTGDRTPMAGPRSPQARDKTPHTGDRTLQTGPRSSETGPRSPKAVDRTPQGNPAVKPGPRGQNAESPVRGAAPSPEQVPLGLGVRVDRHVVEKVEVLTRGQSTNPAWFTWRKKRITASVAHSITHCRFVNGKSQAPPISCLAAVTGESQRVQTRAMSWGVKMEAEAVRSYQALKTVALGRSVSVLDCGLFLDAQRPWLAASPDGIVTDSQTGQRLLCLEVKCPYKHRDRRVEDACRDDPNFCLQIQDQDGRIAGEAPVYVLKSSHSYYTQVQVQLAVTGLHQADFVVFTRRETAVVPVTFDPELWEETLSKLEMFYRDAVLPHLRDRGVSWTPEL, encoded by the exons ATGCAG AGGCACAGCAGAAACCAGGTCCCAGCAGCAGACCTGACCCTGAACATCCCCGAGGTCCGGTACCATCCGACCATCCACACCCCGACccccagaaccagaaccagtcAGACCCAGAGGAGCAGACCTGCTGCTGCACCCCGCCTTCAGGCT ATGCAGGATCAGAACAGAAACCAGGTCCCAGCAGCAGACCTGACCCTGAACCTCCCCGAGGTCCGGTACCACCCGAGCATCCACACCCCGACCCCTAGAACGAGACAGACCCTGAGGACCAGACCTGCGGCTGCAGCCAGCCTCCAGGCTGGAGATAGTAATCCACCGGCTGTAGACAAGACCCCCCAGACTGGAGACAGGACCCCCATGGCAGGACCCAGGAGCCCCCAGGCTCGAGACAAAACCCCCCACACTGGAGACAGGACCCTCCAGACAGGACCCAGGAGCTCCGAGACTGGTCCCAGGAGCCCCAAGGCTGTAGACAGGACCCCCCAGGGAAACCCTGCTGTGAAACCTGGACCAAGGGGACAGAACGCTGAGAGCCCAGTTCGTGGAGCTGCCCCAAGCCCAGAGCAGGTCCCGCTGGGTCTGGGGGTTAGGGTGGACCGGCATGTGGTTGAGAAGGTGGAGGTTCTGACCCGGGGGCAGAGCACCAACCCCGCCTGGTTCACCTGGAGGAAGAAGCGGATCACAGCCTCGGTGGCTCACAGCATCACTCACTGCCGCTTCGTCAACGGCAAGAGCCAAGCCCCGCCCATTTCCTGCCTGGCTGCTGTCACAG GTGAGTCGCAGAGGGTCCAGACCAGAGCCATGTCCTGGGGGGTGAAGATGGAAGCCGAGGCCGTCCGCAGTTATCAG GCTCTGAAGACCGTGGCGTTGGGAAGGTCCGTCTCGGTGCTCGACTGCGGGCTCTTCCTGGACGCTCAGCGGCCCTGGTTGGCTGCCAGTCCGGATGGTATCGTGACGGACAGCCAGACCGGCCAACGGCTGCTCTGCCTGGAGGTGAAGTGTCCCTACAAACACAGGGACAGACGGGTGGAGGACGCCTGCAGAGACGACCCGAACTTCTGCCTGCAGATACAGGACCAGGACGGACGGATTGCCGGAGAG GCCCCGGTGTATGTCCTGAAGTCGTCCCACAGTTACTACACTCAGGTCCAGGTCCAGCTGGCGGTGACAGGTCTACATCAGGCCGACTTCGTCGTCTTCACCCGCAGAGAGACGGCCGTCGTccctgtgacctttgaccccgaGCTGTGGGAGGAGACTCTGTCCAAACTGGAGATGTTTTACCGAGACGCCGTCCTGCCTCACCTGAGAGATAGGGGGGTGTCCTGGACCCCTGAGCTGTAG
- the LOC134880156 gene encoding uncharacterized protein LOC134880156 isoform X2 — protein MDFLGVLPEKRHSRNQVPAADLTLNIPEVRYHPTIHTPTPRTRTSQTQRSRPAAAPRLQAMQDQNRNQVPAADLTLNLPEVRYHPSIHTPTPRTRQTLRTRPAAAASLQAGDSNPPAVDKTPQTGDRTPMAGPRSPQARDKTPHTGDRTLQTGPRSSETGPRSPKAVDRTPQGNPAVKPGPRGQNAESPVRGAAPSPEQVPLGLGVRVDRHVVEKVEVLTRGQSTNPAWFTWRKKRITASVAHSITHCRFVNGKSQAPPISCLAAVTGESQRVQTRAMSWGVKMEAEAVRSYQALKTVALGRSVSVLDCGLFLDAQRPWLAASPDGIVTDSQTGQRLLCLEVKCPYKHRDRRVEDACRDDPNFCLQIQDQDGRIAGEAPVYVLKSSHSYYTQVQVQLAVTGLHQADFVVFTRRETAVVPVTFDPELWEETLSKLEMFYRDAVLPHLRDRGVSWTPEL, from the exons atgGATTTTCTGGGTGTTCTTCCTGAAAAG AGGCACAGCAGAAACCAGGTCCCAGCAGCAGACCTGACCCTGAACATCCCCGAGGTCCGGTACCATCCGACCATCCACACCCCGACccccagaaccagaaccagtcAGACCCAGAGGAGCAGACCTGCTGCTGCACCCCGCCTTCAGGCT ATGCAGGATCAGAACAGAAACCAGGTCCCAGCAGCAGACCTGACCCTGAACCTCCCCGAGGTCCGGTACCACCCGAGCATCCACACCCCGACCCCTAGAACGAGACAGACCCTGAGGACCAGACCTGCGGCTGCAGCCAGCCTCCAGGCTGGAGATAGTAATCCACCGGCTGTAGACAAGACCCCCCAGACTGGAGACAGGACCCCCATGGCAGGACCCAGGAGCCCCCAGGCTCGAGACAAAACCCCCCACACTGGAGACAGGACCCTCCAGACAGGACCCAGGAGCTCCGAGACTGGTCCCAGGAGCCCCAAGGCTGTAGACAGGACCCCCCAGGGAAACCCTGCTGTGAAACCTGGACCAAGGGGACAGAACGCTGAGAGCCCAGTTCGTGGAGCTGCCCCAAGCCCAGAGCAGGTCCCGCTGGGTCTGGGGGTTAGGGTGGACCGGCATGTGGTTGAGAAGGTGGAGGTTCTGACCCGGGGGCAGAGCACCAACCCCGCCTGGTTCACCTGGAGGAAGAAGCGGATCACAGCCTCGGTGGCTCACAGCATCACTCACTGCCGCTTCGTCAACGGCAAGAGCCAAGCCCCGCCCATTTCCTGCCTGGCTGCTGTCACAG GTGAGTCGCAGAGGGTCCAGACCAGAGCCATGTCCTGGGGGGTGAAGATGGAAGCCGAGGCCGTCCGCAGTTATCAG GCTCTGAAGACCGTGGCGTTGGGAAGGTCCGTCTCGGTGCTCGACTGCGGGCTCTTCCTGGACGCTCAGCGGCCCTGGTTGGCTGCCAGTCCGGATGGTATCGTGACGGACAGCCAGACCGGCCAACGGCTGCTCTGCCTGGAGGTGAAGTGTCCCTACAAACACAGGGACAGACGGGTGGAGGACGCCTGCAGAGACGACCCGAACTTCTGCCTGCAGATACAGGACCAGGACGGACGGATTGCCGGAGAG GCCCCGGTGTATGTCCTGAAGTCGTCCCACAGTTACTACACTCAGGTCCAGGTCCAGCTGGCGGTGACAGGTCTACATCAGGCCGACTTCGTCGTCTTCACCCGCAGAGAGACGGCCGTCGTccctgtgacctttgaccccgaGCTGTGGGAGGAGACTCTGTCCAAACTGGAGATGTTTTACCGAGACGCCGTCCTGCCTCACCTGAGAGATAGGGGGGTGTCCTGGACCCCTGAGCTGTAG
- the LOC134880167 gene encoding dual specificity protein phosphatase 14 has translation MAVSQVRPGLYLSGLDPALRLSILCSRSISLVVNASGLQGVAYPPLDGLTVLDVPLQDQPHAPLKLYFDLVGEQIHQNRTGRTLVHCSAGRSRSPALIIAYLMRFEGLSLRRAHEAVLEQRPFIRPNAGFWRQLMEYERTLFGKNTVKMVSTPEGVLPEALQLPEDPKPAYCLNI, from the exons ATGGCGGTGTCTCAGGTGCGTCCCGGGCTGTACCTGAGCGGTCTGGACCCAGCCCTACGGCTTAGCATCCTGTGCAGCAGGAGCATCTCTCTGGTGGTGAACGCCAGCGGGCTGCAGGGCGTGGCTTACCCCCCCCTGGACGGGCTCACGGTGCTGGATGTCCCCCTGCAGGACCAGCCCCATGCCCCCCTGAAACTGTACTTCGACCTGGTGGGAGAGCAGATCCATCAGAACCGGACCGGCAGGACTCTGGTGCACTGCAGCGCCGGCCGGAGCCGCTCCCCCGCCCTCATCATCGCCTACCTGATGAg GTTTGAGGGTCTGAGCCTGAGGCGGGCTCACGAGGCGGTTCTGGAGCAGCGTCCATTCATCCGACCCAATGCCGGGTTCTGGAGGCAGCTGATGGAGTATGAGCGGACTCTGTTCGGTAAGAACACCGTGAAGATGGTGAGCACGCCGGAGGGGGTCCTGCCCGAAGCCCTGCAGCTGCCCGAGGACCCCAAACCGGCATACTGCCTCAACATCTGA
- the polr2d gene encoding DNA-directed RNA polymerase II subunit RPB4, with translation MAAGGNSTNTSVGDVEEDASQLLFPKEFESSETLLNSEVHMLLEHRKQQNESAEDEQELSEVFMKTLNYTARFSRFKNRETITAVRSLLLQKKLHKFELASLANLCPEAAEEAKALIPSLEGRFEDEELQQILDDIQTKRSFQY, from the exons atggcGGCTGGAGGCAACTCGACTAACACTAGTGTTGGAGATGTTGAAGAAGACGCCTCACAGCTGCTGTTTCCTAAAG AGTTCGAGAGCTCGGAGACGCTGCTGAACTCGGAGGTGCACATGCTGCTGGagcacaggaagcagcagaacGAGAGCGCCGAGGACGAGCAGGAGCTGTCCGAGGTGTTCATGAAGACCCTGAACTACACAGCCCGCTTCAGCCGCTTCAAAAACCGCGAGACCATCACCGCCGTCCGCAG tctGCTGCTGCAGAAGAAGCTGCATAAGTTTGAGTTGGCCAGTTTAGCTAATCTGTGCCCggaggctgcagaggaggcCAAAGCCCTGATCCCCAG CCTGGAGGGTCGCTTTGAGGacgaggagctgcagcagatcCTGGACGACATCCAGACCAAGAGGAGCTTCCAGTACTga
- the LOC134880162 gene encoding olfactory receptor 10A6-like: MSNSTSLTVSYFILGAYLHVGYLRYLYFMITALLYIVIVVANTALIVVICVNRSLHEPMYLFLCSLFVNELYGSTGLFPFLLLQILSDIHTVSAPLCFLQIFCLYTYGGIEFCNLAVMSYDRYLAICYPLQYNTRMTSHKAAIFIILVWLYSFVKFLITLSLNLRLTLCGNTINGLNCNNYLVVKLACSDTQVNNIYGLFGTILSVLVPLLPILFSYIRILRVCFSGSKQARQKAVSTCTPHLVSLLNFSFGCGFLILQSRFDMSGVPSVLRIILSLYFLLMQPLMNPVMYGLQMSRIRNICKHVLCY, encoded by the coding sequence ATGTCCAACTCAACTTCACTAACTGTGTCCTATTTCATTCTTGGAGCTTACTTGCATGTTGGatatttgaggtacttgtacttcatgATAACTGCATTGTTGTACATTGTGATTGTTGTTGCCAACACCGCTCTGATTGTGGTGATCTGTGTGAACAGGAGCTTACATGAACCTATGTACCTGTTTCTGTGCAGCCTGTTTGTGAATGAACTGTATGGTAGTACAGGGTTGTTTCCATTCCTTCTGCTTCAGATCCTCTCTGACATTCACACTGTTTCTGCTCCGCTCTGCTTCCTGCAGATCTTCTGCTTGTACACTTATGGAGGAATAGAGTTTTGTAATTTAGCCGTCATGTCTTATGACCGATATCTGGCTATCTGTTATCCTCTGCAATATAACACACGTATGACTTCTCACAAGGCTGCTATCTTCATCATTCTGGTTTGGTTGTACTCTTTTGTGAAATTCTTGATCACTTTATCTTTAAACCTCCGTTTGACACTGTGTGGAAACACCATTAATGGTTTGAACTGTAACAACTACCTTGTTGTGAAGCTGGCATGTTCTGATACTCAGGTGAATAACATTTATGGACTTTTTGGTACTATTCTCTCAGTCTTAGTCCCTCTGCTTCCAATCCTTTTCTCCTACATCAGGATCCtcagagtgtgtttctctggctCCAAACAGGCGAGACAGAAAGCTGTCAGTACCTGCACACCTCACCTTGTTTCCCTGCTCAACTTTTCTTTTGGCTGCGGCTTTCTAATACTTCAGAGTAGGTTTGATATGAGCGGTGTTCCCAGTGTGCTGCGTATTATTCTGTCACTGTATTTTCTCCTCATGCAGCCACTGATGAATCCTGTCATGTACGGACTGCAGATGTCCAGAATACGTAACATCTGTAAACATGTCCTCTGTTATTAA